From a region of the Lactuca sativa cultivar Salinas chromosome 4, Lsat_Salinas_v11, whole genome shotgun sequence genome:
- the LOC111882892 gene encoding protein SLOW GREEN 1, chloroplastic, producing the protein MGSCVNTFSLHYPTRLLPNPQSQTHLQQKSSILLQNSLYFNSMLKISHKPTSIITYLKKPISYYPLITSSSSPYKQITKFVSERVVILLVGSFIFMGCFNKKPVLAQPAHESTQTQSSVTQDNEIDNEEILYMKLLEDNPKSVEALKSVFHAKMKRGKTKEAIKYVERLISIEPKEVEWRLLQALCHEMIGEYSKAKSYFKTILKERPLLLRALHGLAMVMHKNHEGPAVFEMLNKALEIARQKKKVSEERNIRLLIGQMHVVKGGFDEALKLFKDLIDENPRDFRPYLCQGIVYSLLDKKEEAEEQFLTYQSLLPDEFPQRGFLDDVVLAAKNEIRQHGKKMMKPEFSYKK; encoded by the exons ATGGGTTCATGCGTAAACACTTTCTCACTTCATTATCCTACACGCCTTCTTCCAAATCCCCAATCTCAAACACACCTTCAACAAAAATCATCGATACTACTTCAAAATTCACTATATTTCAACTCCATGCTCAAAATTTCCCACAAACCAACTTCCATAATCACTTATCTCAAGAAACCCATTTCATATTACCCCCTAATCACCTCTTCCTCTTCGCCTTATAAACAAATCACCAAGTTCGTGTCCGAAAGAGTTGTAATTTTGCTTGTTGGGTCATTCATTTTCATGGGATGTTTCAATAAGAAGCCTGTATTAGCACAACCCGCACATGAAAGTACTCAAACTCAAAGCTCAGTGACTCAAGATAACGAAATCGACAATGAAGAGATTCTGTATATGAAATTATTGGAGGATAATCCGAAAAGTGTCGAGGCTTTGAAGTCGGTTTTCCATGCGAAGATGAAAAGAGGGAAAACGAAAGAGGCTATCAAGTATGTGGAAAGACTAATTTCTATTGAACCCAAGGAAGTTGAATGGAGGCTGTTGCAGGCTCTTTGTCATGAAATGATTGGGGAATATAGCAAGGCTAAGAGTTATTTCAAGACTATCTTGAAGGAGAGACCCCTCTTGCTTAGAGCTTTACAT GGGCTTGCTATGGTTATGCACAAGAATCATGAAGGACCTGCTGTGTTTGAGATGCTAAATAAGGCTTTGGAAATCGCTCGTCAAAAGAAAAAAGTTTCAGAAGAAAGGAACATAAGACTATTAATTGGACAAATGCATGTTGTGAAG GGGGGATTTGATGAAGCCTTGAAACTATTCAAAGATCTTATAGATGAAAATCCTAGGGACTTTCGTCCTTATCTTTGTCAG GGAATCGTATACAGCCTTCTTGATAAAAAGGAGGAAGCTGAAGAACAATTTTTGACATATCAAAGCCTTCTACCTGATGAATTTCCTCAGAGAGGATTCTTGGATGATGTCGTATTGGCAGCAAAAAACGAAATTAGACAACATGGAAAAAAAATGATGAAACCCGAGTTTTCATACAAGAAATAG